Part of the Pseudomonas baltica genome is shown below.
GTAGCCATTTGAGCAGGATGCCGCCGAGCATCGCACCGAATACCCCGGTGAACAGCACGAATACCGCCGTCAGATCCGGCAAGCCACCCAGGTCATGGGACAACGGCATGGCGAACGGTGTGGTGATCGAGCGCGGTACCAGCGAAAGCGCCACTGAGCTGTCGAGTGCCAAGGCCCGCGCCAACCACCAGGAACTGGCGATCGAGGCGCAGCTGCCCACCAGCATGCCCAGCAGCAACGCCAGCCAGTGCCGCGCCAGCAACGCCCGCTGCTGCCAGATCGGAATAGCAAAGGCCACGGTCACCGGACCCAGCACCAGCAGTAGCCAATGAGTACTGCTGGAATATTCGGCATAGCCAGTGTGCATCGGTAC
Proteins encoded:
- a CDS encoding LrgB family protein gives rise to the protein MTLEPMPLFWLALTLLAYLFSRWLYRRTRRYLLSPLILVPALLFAVAVPMHTGYAEYSSSTHWLLLVLGPVTVAFAIPIWQQRALLARHWLALLLGMLVGSCASIASSWWLARALALDSSVALSLVPRSITTPFAMPLSHDLGGLPDLTAVFVLFTGVFGAMLGGILLKWLPLRSPLARGALFGVGAHGAGVSRAQEVGSEEGSVAGLVMVLTGLLNLFAAPLLGAII